A window of Streptomyces caniferus contains these coding sequences:
- a CDS encoding SUKH-4 family immunity protein, which yields MITQAQAHATAARWLNPEGHQGPPREVALQEFDLGWVVWAVPPPPEVDPQTGQRRPPAEVGAACGVVDRESGELTVWPSVPVDEVVRMYRQKHGAGAAPSTPAERPVTGPGNTAVATYNDPSTGEETSLARVSAPGAPPAEYQLHDELRRLGVNPADVSAVHTDLRSALLPGGYPGDFLLRTFTHATFSCTEGYGMRPEERAEGVAGLIRHVEMMHQLAGRPAPPRPHRLPVPQHVEAAPQMRDVALGKHLVEVFGPQGVSRPDADDLATTQFPEATRNTLVWAGLPAQVPYFFTADRPDAPPAGGLFPDVAAYLRETGTEAREETLTTLAGYVRIGTDGLYTLAVQCAAPEQNQGLVGTVWAVQPSSGGGRFVNRTLAAYLRSLALLVTTRGQMQGMDPYAAGAAVAAFQEQIAAIDSWALDNDGNWWSLVIEQMWHGLF from the coding sequence GTGATCACCCAGGCGCAGGCCCACGCCACCGCCGCCCGCTGGCTCAACCCCGAGGGGCATCAGGGCCCGCCGCGCGAAGTGGCCCTGCAGGAGTTCGACCTCGGCTGGGTCGTGTGGGCCGTACCGCCGCCGCCGGAGGTCGACCCGCAGACCGGTCAGCGACGCCCGCCCGCCGAGGTCGGCGCAGCCTGCGGTGTCGTCGACCGGGAGTCCGGCGAGCTGACGGTGTGGCCGTCGGTACCGGTCGACGAGGTCGTACGGATGTACCGGCAGAAGCACGGCGCCGGAGCGGCCCCCTCGACGCCCGCCGAGCGGCCGGTCACCGGCCCCGGCAACACCGCCGTCGCGACCTACAACGACCCGTCGACCGGCGAGGAGACCAGCCTCGCCCGGGTCTCGGCGCCCGGAGCGCCGCCCGCCGAGTACCAGCTCCACGACGAGCTGCGACGGCTGGGCGTGAACCCCGCCGACGTCAGCGCCGTCCACACCGACCTGCGGTCGGCCCTGCTGCCCGGCGGCTACCCCGGCGACTTCCTCCTGCGCACCTTCACCCACGCCACGTTCTCGTGCACCGAGGGCTACGGCATGCGCCCCGAGGAGCGCGCCGAGGGCGTCGCCGGACTGATCCGGCACGTCGAGATGATGCACCAGCTGGCGGGCCGGCCGGCACCGCCGCGGCCGCACCGGCTGCCGGTGCCGCAGCACGTCGAGGCCGCACCGCAGATGCGGGACGTGGCCCTCGGCAAGCACCTCGTGGAGGTCTTCGGCCCCCAGGGCGTGAGCCGCCCGGACGCCGACGACCTCGCCACGACCCAGTTCCCCGAGGCCACCAGGAACACCCTGGTCTGGGCCGGGCTGCCGGCCCAGGTGCCGTACTTCTTCACCGCCGACCGGCCCGACGCCCCGCCGGCCGGCGGACTGTTCCCGGACGTGGCGGCCTACCTGCGGGAAACCGGCACCGAGGCTCGCGAAGAGACCCTGACGACCCTCGCCGGCTACGTCCGGATCGGCACCGACGGCCTCTACACGCTCGCCGTTCAGTGCGCCGCCCCGGAGCAGAACCAGGGCCTCGTCGGCACCGTCTGGGCGGTCCAGCCGTCCTCGGGCGGCGGCCGGTTCGTCAACCGCACCCTCGCCGCGTACCTGCGCTCCCTCGCTCTGCTGGTCACCACGCGCGGGCAGATGCAGGGCATGGACCCGTACGCGGCAGGCGCGGCAGTCGCCGCCTTCCAGGAACAGATCGCGGCGATCGACTCCTGGGCGCTGGACAACGACGGCAACTGGTGGTCGCTGGTCATCGAACAGATGTGGCACGGGTTGTTCTGA
- a CDS encoding WXG100 family type VII secretion target, producing the protein MAGKAFDVDPDVLRTQGNTFVHIGSDFSKASKKLQDDLEGLGSPWENCDFGDIFETIYTPIRDGMFESMDSLGERLESIGDKLQNMAGSYTESDEQGIHTISAVGRPAI; encoded by the coding sequence GTGGCAGGCAAGGCATTTGACGTCGATCCGGATGTGCTGCGGACGCAGGGCAACACATTCGTCCACATCGGCAGCGATTTCTCCAAGGCGTCGAAGAAGCTTCAGGACGATCTTGAGGGCCTCGGCAGTCCCTGGGAAAACTGCGACTTCGGCGACATCTTCGAAACGATCTACACGCCCATCAGGGACGGCATGTTCGAATCGATGGACTCCCTGGGCGAGCGCCTCGAAAGCATCGGCGACAAGCTCCAGAACATGGCCGGCTCGTACACCGAATCCGACGAGCAGGGCATCCACACCATCAGCGCGGTAGGCCGCCCGGCCATCTGA
- a CDS encoding WXG100-like domain-containing protein: protein MSLTLPSEVAWVLDLLGYSWPDADEDKLHECAQAWRNFAESVNQASSQGSSAANEVVSANSGEAIEGFSHEWGSFSGGGGSGDNYLRDAAAAAEVIAVAFDAAAIAVLAGKIAVIVQLVMLAAELIAAQAAAPFTLGLSELGAAGATQATRLLVRQILDKIKREVMEAATKAMEHATMDAIKKMAKKAVSKEARKIAADYVKKTVKETVKDKVVDQAKEIAKDKIVEEGKAKAQEAATEMAQNVAEQGIESHFGARDGIDWGETADIGKEKAGEYVDGIKEGAQEYKDGVTSLADPTTYIDHAKEDLTNRGLDHAQRHVDHHTGGAATRHQDTTDEVRSVFG, encoded by the coding sequence GTGTCATTGACGCTGCCAAGCGAGGTTGCTTGGGTCCTGGATCTGCTCGGCTACAGCTGGCCGGATGCCGACGAGGACAAGCTCCACGAGTGCGCCCAGGCTTGGCGCAACTTCGCCGAGTCCGTCAACCAGGCGTCCTCCCAGGGTTCTTCGGCAGCCAATGAAGTCGTCTCCGCCAACTCCGGAGAGGCGATCGAGGGCTTTTCCCACGAATGGGGTTCGTTCTCCGGCGGCGGGGGCAGCGGGGACAACTATCTCCGTGACGCCGCCGCGGCGGCCGAGGTCATCGCCGTCGCCTTCGACGCGGCCGCCATCGCCGTTCTCGCGGGCAAGATCGCCGTGATTGTCCAGCTCGTCATGCTGGCCGCCGAACTCATCGCGGCCCAGGCCGCCGCGCCCTTCACCCTGGGCCTGTCCGAGCTCGGCGCCGCAGGCGCCACCCAGGCGACCCGCCTGCTCGTCCGCCAGATCCTCGACAAGATCAAACGCGAGGTCATGGAGGCGGCGACCAAGGCCATGGAGCACGCCACCATGGACGCCATCAAGAAGATGGCGAAGAAGGCCGTCTCGAAGGAAGCCCGCAAGATCGCCGCGGACTACGTCAAGAAGACGGTCAAGGAAACCGTCAAGGACAAGGTCGTCGATCAGGCGAAGGAAATCGCCAAGGACAAGATCGTCGAAGAGGGCAAGGCGAAGGCCCAAGAGGCCGCCACGGAGATGGCCCAGAACGTCGCCGAGCAAGGCATCGAAAGCCACTTCGGAGCCCGCGACGGAATCGACTGGGGCGAAACCGCCGACATCGGCAAGGAAAAAGCCGGCGAATACGTCGACGGCATCAAGGAAGGCGCCCAGGAGTACAAGGACGGCGTCACCAGCCTCGCCGACCCCACCACCTACATCGACCACGCCAAGGAAGACCTCACCAACCGGGGCCTCGACCACGCACAACGCCACGTCGACCACCACACAGGCGGCGCCGCCACCCGCCACCAGGACACCACGGACGAGGTCCGCTCCGTCTTCGGCTGA
- a CDS encoding S8 family serine peptidase yields MGFTRTLRAVGGVVVAGALLLTAAPTASADYIRDGQWALDAFNPQKVWKESTGKNVIVAVIDSGVDGGHADLKGNVLPGKSFDGGGGTADHETVEDHGTAMAALIAAHGHGPGNADGIMGLAPDAKILPIKMSEAIGGDQNTIDGPLRYAVDHGAKVINMSFVTPRLTQQETDAINYAVKKDVLLVGGSGNEGSGKPLYPAGAPGVLAVGAVAKDGKVLGESNYGPHIRLIAPGEKIYSAGTPPKGYRQGTGTSDSTAYVSAAAALVRSKYPDLTAGQVANRLTRTAITPDGKTDIQSPDPKYGYGVIRPYRALSEHIPAGSKNGPLTMPKDTESSAGGGTDAPGGNPSASSGDAGIGMSPLAIAGIAVGVIVVLGIVIALIVTNSKRRNGPPPGGTGFGGPSGGAGVPPQYPYGSYQQPGGPGGYQTAPPNYPPRQ; encoded by the coding sequence GTGGGATTCACGCGGACGCTGCGTGCGGTGGGTGGCGTAGTGGTGGCAGGAGCGCTGCTCCTCACCGCTGCGCCGACCGCTTCGGCGGACTACATCCGGGACGGGCAGTGGGCGCTTGACGCGTTCAATCCGCAGAAGGTGTGGAAGGAGTCGACGGGCAAGAACGTCATCGTGGCGGTCATCGACTCGGGTGTCGACGGAGGCCACGCAGACCTCAAGGGCAACGTACTGCCCGGGAAGAGCTTTGACGGCGGAGGCGGCACGGCAGATCACGAAACCGTAGAGGATCATGGCACTGCCATGGCCGCTTTGATCGCGGCCCATGGGCATGGTCCTGGCAATGCCGACGGCATCATGGGGCTGGCTCCGGACGCAAAAATCTTGCCGATCAAGATGAGTGAGGCGATTGGCGGGGACCAGAACACCATCGACGGCCCTCTTCGATATGCCGTGGACCACGGCGCAAAGGTCATCAACATGTCCTTTGTGACCCCTCGCTTGACTCAGCAGGAAACGGATGCGATCAACTACGCGGTCAAGAAGGATGTGCTGCTCGTTGGTGGCTCCGGCAACGAGGGCAGTGGCAAGCCTCTATATCCGGCCGGCGCACCCGGAGTGTTGGCGGTCGGCGCAGTGGCCAAGGACGGCAAGGTGCTCGGTGAGTCCAACTACGGTCCCCATATCCGGCTGATCGCCCCAGGTGAGAAGATCTACTCCGCAGGAACCCCTCCGAAGGGTTACCGTCAGGGAACAGGTACCTCCGACTCGACGGCCTATGTATCAGCCGCGGCAGCCCTCGTGCGCTCGAAGTACCCCGATCTCACTGCCGGCCAGGTAGCGAATCGTCTGACCCGGACAGCGATCACCCCGGATGGCAAGACGGATATCCAGTCCCCTGATCCCAAGTACGGTTACGGTGTGATTCGCCCGTACCGGGCGCTCTCGGAGCACATTCCCGCTGGTTCGAAGAACGGGCCGCTCACCATGCCGAAGGACACGGAGTCTTCCGCGGGTGGAGGCACGGATGCACCTGGGGGGAACCCGTCGGCGAGCAGCGGTGACGCGGGGATCGGCATGAGCCCCCTCGCGATTGCCGGTATTGCTGTGGGTGTGATCGTGGTTCTGGGGATTGTCATCGCTCTGATCGTCACCAACTCGAAGCGCCGTAATGGTCCGCCTCCTGGTGGCACTGGCTTCGGTGGTCCGAGCGGCGGTGCTGGAGTTCCCCCTCAATATCCGTATGGCTCCTACCAGCAGCCGGGTGGCCCTGGTGGATACCAGACGGCACCGCCCAACTACCCTCCCCGTCAATGA
- a CDS encoding S8 family serine peptidase translates to MSFTRTLRAVGGVVVAGALLFGSAPAASADQTRDDQWPLKAFDAESVWKVSTGKGITVAVIDDAVNGSHPDLKGNVLPGKDLNQGGTADHESVNDHGTAMASIIAGHGHGAGNSQGVKGLAPAAKILPVAIPDEGDVPTQGEDDLAEALKYAADHGASVINMSIDAGVLTEEEKSALSYAIKKDVLLVAGTGNDGRGRLGDLPSYPGVVAVGAVDKTGQVWEKSNYGPQTMLTAPGTLIRSAAASKPYRLANGTSDSTAYVSGAAALLRAKFPDLTAGQIANRLVKTAGLPPGQAGMKLPDPHYGYGFIKPFSALTKDIPTGSKNGPLKTPKGDSAPSAGGATAPGASSTGGDQANGQKASGLGPGAIVGIALGVLAVAAVIVIVVVSQKKKGRNGPPPGGPGGFGGPGGAGFTPQQPGPYQQPGPYQQPGPYQQQPGGPGAYPPAPPTQPPGR, encoded by the coding sequence ATGAGCTTTACGCGTACGCTGCGTGCAGTTGGCGGCGTGGTGGTGGCGGGAGCACTGCTCTTCGGCTCCGCTCCGGCTGCTTCTGCGGACCAGACCAGAGATGATCAATGGCCGTTGAAGGCATTTGATGCCGAAAGCGTGTGGAAGGTATCGACGGGTAAAGGCATCACGGTCGCAGTGATCGACGATGCCGTTAACGGCAGCCATCCCGACTTGAAGGGTAATGTGCTGCCAGGGAAAGACCTTAACCAAGGTGGTACCGCTGATCACGAAAGCGTGAATGACCACGGTACCGCAATGGCTTCCATCATTGCAGGTCACGGCCACGGAGCAGGTAATTCACAAGGGGTGAAGGGGCTAGCTCCAGCTGCCAAGATTTTGCCGGTGGCAATTCCTGACGAAGGCGACGTGCCGACGCAGGGCGAGGATGATCTGGCCGAGGCACTGAAGTACGCTGCAGATCACGGCGCATCTGTCATCAATATGTCGATCGATGCTGGTGTGCTGACCGAGGAAGAAAAGAGTGCTCTTTCTTATGCGATCAAGAAGGACGTCCTTCTGGTTGCTGGCACAGGAAACGATGGGCGGGGACGCCTTGGCGATCTACCCTCCTACCCGGGCGTAGTCGCGGTTGGTGCAGTCGACAAGACCGGCCAGGTTTGGGAAAAGTCGAATTACGGCCCGCAGACGATGCTTACGGCACCCGGGACTCTCATCAGGTCTGCAGCGGCATCCAAGCCGTATCGGCTGGCCAATGGCACCTCTGACTCGACGGCGTACGTCTCAGGCGCCGCAGCCCTTCTCCGTGCCAAGTTCCCCGATCTCACTGCCGGTCAGATCGCCAACCGACTGGTGAAGACGGCCGGCCTGCCGCCTGGGCAAGCCGGGATGAAGCTCCCGGACCCACACTACGGTTATGGCTTCATCAAGCCCTTCAGTGCACTGACAAAGGACATTCCGACCGGTTCCAAAAACGGTCCGCTGAAGACCCCTAAGGGTGATTCGGCTCCCAGCGCCGGTGGAGCGACCGCTCCCGGCGCCTCAAGCACGGGTGGCGACCAGGCAAACGGGCAGAAGGCCAGTGGGCTTGGCCCCGGTGCCATTGTGGGCATCGCCCTTGGTGTCCTCGCTGTTGCCGCGGTCATCGTCATCGTTGTGGTCAGCCAGAAGAAGAAGGGCCGCAATGGTCCGCCCCCTGGCGGTCCTGGTGGCTTCGGCGGTCCTGGCGGCGCTGGGTTCACCCCGCAGCAGCCGGGTCCCTACCAGCAGCCGGGCCCGTACCAGCAGCCCGGGCCGTATCAGCAGCAGCCCGGCGGCCCCGGGGCATACCCCCCGGCGCCGCCCACCCAGCCTCCGGGCCGTTGA
- a CDS encoding WXG100 family type VII secretion target, giving the protein MASNDSKFKPAEVHVPKNAEPAPKGSGADQETSYEVGQSRPQFTKLRLNQVKQMVEGSNPGEVGNVAEGWKLVRIKLVGGGNSWTSQDWNDGIKKKFDDAVTKVLESWHGQSAEQFATAAQKISNNFAKLAAYPHNTGYVLHQISEHLAAVKKAVADVEEPSELDRIKDRAADGMSSGAGKGAAIGNSLVPGAGALVGGMVGGMVGGDGRDDTQLNADLANPKMSIFDAVNKNRGSLSIDRERELEAAHYMEQLATTYRAGVKAIGKPPISGPGDGRIDDEVPDYDGGGPIPPIGPYGPAPSGPKGGTTPNIPGVKGGGYTTPQPLEPPRPHGIDGGVGSIPRSPAPHIGTGLDGLSGGGLGTGGGTGAGGIGGGVGGGVGGGVGTGGLGSGAGGGSHSGMSGGGMPGMVGGAAGRTGGSGTGTGARGGRAGMPGMGGAAGAGKGSGAKGAGGKGGAMARQKGGLVGGKGGKAGAAGQGGAGLHRSRGGTQQGAAGGRRPAGMAGGHGAHGAKGKDKNAENGQRPDYLVEDEETWTPERNVAPKVIE; this is encoded by the coding sequence ATGGCGTCGAATGACAGTAAGTTCAAGCCCGCCGAGGTCCACGTACCGAAGAACGCCGAGCCGGCGCCCAAAGGCTCGGGCGCGGACCAAGAGACAAGCTACGAAGTTGGCCAGAGCCGTCCTCAGTTCACCAAGCTGCGGCTGAATCAGGTCAAGCAGATGGTCGAGGGCTCCAATCCGGGCGAAGTCGGCAATGTCGCCGAGGGCTGGAAGCTCGTTCGCATCAAGCTGGTGGGCGGCGGTAACAGCTGGACTTCGCAGGACTGGAATGACGGCATCAAGAAGAAATTCGATGATGCCGTGACCAAGGTCCTGGAGAGCTGGCACGGCCAGTCCGCGGAGCAGTTCGCGACTGCAGCTCAGAAAATCAGCAACAACTTCGCGAAACTTGCTGCCTACCCGCACAACACCGGCTACGTCCTGCATCAGATCAGCGAGCATCTGGCGGCTGTCAAGAAGGCGGTCGCAGACGTCGAGGAGCCCAGCGAGCTGGATCGCATCAAGGACCGGGCTGCCGACGGCATGAGTTCCGGTGCCGGAAAGGGTGCGGCTATTGGGAACTCTCTCGTGCCGGGCGCAGGCGCCTTGGTTGGCGGCATGGTCGGTGGCATGGTCGGCGGCGACGGTCGGGACGACACTCAGCTGAATGCCGACCTCGCCAACCCGAAGATGAGCATCTTCGATGCCGTCAACAAGAACCGGGGAAGCCTGTCGATCGACCGGGAGCGTGAGCTTGAGGCTGCTCATTACATGGAGCAGCTTGCTACGACCTATCGGGCGGGCGTCAAGGCTATCGGGAAGCCGCCGATCAGTGGTCCGGGTGATGGCCGCATCGACGACGAGGTTCCTGACTACGACGGCGGCGGTCCCATTCCCCCCATCGGTCCTTATGGCCCGGCCCCTTCCGGCCCGAAGGGTGGTACGACGCCGAACATCCCGGGGGTCAAGGGTGGTGGATACACGACCCCGCAGCCGTTGGAACCGCCGCGTCCGCACGGTATTGACGGAGGGGTCGGCAGTATCCCCAGGAGCCCTGCACCTCACATTGGCACCGGACTTGATGGCCTCTCAGGAGGCGGGCTCGGCACTGGCGGTGGTACCGGTGCCGGCGGAATCGGTGGTGGCGTCGGCGGTGGTGTCGGCGGAGGCGTGGGCACGGGGGGCCTGGGTTCTGGCGCCGGCGGAGGCTCGCATTCGGGTATGAGCGGCGGTGGCATGCCAGGCATGGTCGGTGGCGCTGCCGGTCGTACGGGTGGTTCCGGCACTGGAACAGGTGCGCGGGGTGGTCGTGCGGGCATGCCAGGTATGGGCGGTGCTGCTGGCGCAGGGAAGGGCTCTGGAGCCAAGGGCGCCGGCGGCAAGGGCGGTGCAATGGCACGACAGAAGGGCGGGCTCGTAGGCGGCAAGGGTGGAAAGGCCGGAGCCGCCGGTCAGGGAGGGGCCGGCCTGCACCGCAGCCGTGGTGGCACCCAGCAGGGTGCGGCAGGCGGCCGACGTCCGGCGGGTATGGCCGGCGGACATGGCGCCCACGGAGCCAAGGGCAAGGACAAGAATGCGGAGAACGGACAGCGTCCGGACTACCTGGTAGAAGATGAGGAGACCTGGACGCCGGAGCGTAACGTAGCGCCCAAGGTCATCGAGTAG
- the mycP gene encoding type VII secretion-associated serine protease mycosin: protein MGSRAIGHRAGHRRRAAGALVTTACIVGLSCGTAAPAIADPNVPLNSGECKFGADDISETPWSLQRLLTKQMWDQSTGKGARVAVIDTGIDAGNQQIKPAIGSGGKTFVNGKPTDDKVGHGTKVAGIIAARAKPGSGFVGIAPDAKVIPLQQTSDEKAGDSVSLAAAINYAVRLKVDVINISQGTDAGPEKLGPLQAAIRNAAANNVLIVASAGNDGASGKEKNMYPASFQQYDNVLSVAASDRNNERAPFSQPGERVDIAAPGVDMVSTVPDGGNCVDQGTSFAAPYAAGAAALLIAKHKHDPRPWTPREVIWHLEQTAERVRREADHNIGWGVVDPVAALNDDTRPTASPKPDKPTNGADGSNIQPAAVTFGESPEERRARISIYIVGGGLLAVAAVVGSSVAIRDWRRKTGLKTHGEA from the coding sequence GTGGGATCTCGCGCCATTGGTCACCGAGCCGGGCACCGCCGACGAGCGGCGGGTGCACTGGTCACGACGGCGTGCATCGTCGGCCTGTCGTGCGGTACGGCCGCACCGGCGATCGCGGACCCGAACGTGCCGCTCAACAGCGGCGAGTGCAAGTTCGGCGCCGACGACATCAGTGAGACCCCCTGGTCGCTCCAGCGGCTGCTGACCAAGCAGATGTGGGACCAGTCCACCGGAAAGGGTGCCCGGGTCGCCGTCATCGACACCGGTATCGACGCGGGCAACCAGCAGATCAAACCCGCCATCGGAAGCGGCGGTAAGACCTTCGTCAACGGCAAGCCCACCGACGACAAGGTCGGCCACGGCACCAAGGTCGCGGGCATCATCGCTGCTCGGGCCAAACCCGGCTCCGGCTTCGTCGGCATCGCGCCCGACGCGAAGGTCATTCCGCTGCAGCAGACGAGCGACGAGAAGGCCGGAGATTCCGTCAGCCTGGCCGCGGCGATCAATTACGCGGTCCGCCTCAAGGTCGATGTCATCAACATCTCCCAGGGCACGGACGCCGGCCCGGAAAAGCTGGGTCCCCTCCAGGCAGCGATCCGGAACGCCGCGGCCAACAACGTCCTCATCGTCGCCTCGGCCGGCAACGACGGCGCGAGCGGCAAAGAGAAGAACATGTACCCCGCCTCGTTCCAGCAGTACGACAACGTGCTGTCCGTCGCGGCCTCGGACCGCAACAACGAGCGGGCCCCCTTCTCCCAGCCGGGTGAGCGGGTCGATATCGCCGCACCGGGCGTGGACATGGTCTCCACCGTCCCCGACGGCGGCAACTGCGTCGACCAGGGCACCAGCTTCGCCGCACCCTACGCCGCGGGAGCCGCGGCCCTCCTGATCGCGAAGCACAAGCACGACCCCAGGCCCTGGACCCCGCGCGAGGTCATCTGGCACCTGGAGCAGACCGCGGAGCGCGTGCGCAGGGAGGCGGACCACAACATCGGCTGGGGCGTCGTCGACCCGGTGGCCGCCCTCAACGACGACACCAGGCCCACCGCCTCACCCAAGCCGGACAAGCCCACCAACGGGGCTGACGGCTCCAACATCCAGCCGGCCGCCGTGACTTTCGGTGAATCACCCGAGGAACGACGTGCCCGCATTTCCATCTACATTGTCGGCGGCGGACTTCTTGCCGTCGCCGCGGTCGTCGGATCCTCGGTCGCCATTCGCGACTGGCGCCGCAAGACCGGTTTGAAGACTCACGGGGAGGCTTAA
- a CDS encoding WXG100 family type VII secretion target, with product MSGQILVNFATISQASSDVRGTANNIRQQLDDLESGVKKIAASWEGAAQEGYQARQREWDQRAASLHSTLEAIAKALDQAAQNYQATEHKNSGIWAG from the coding sequence ATGTCAGGCCAGATCCTCGTTAATTTCGCGACGATCTCGCAGGCTAGTTCCGACGTGCGCGGTACTGCCAACAACATCCGTCAGCAGCTCGACGACCTCGAGTCCGGCGTCAAGAAGATCGCCGCGAGCTGGGAAGGTGCGGCGCAGGAGGGCTACCAGGCCCGCCAGCGCGAGTGGGACCAGCGTGCCGCCTCCCTGCACTCGACGCTCGAGGCCATCGCCAAGGCGCTCGACCAGGCCGCTCAGAACTACCAGGCCACCGAGCACAAGAACTCCGGCATCTGGGCGGGCTGA
- a CDS encoding WXG100 family type VII secretion target: protein MAGQQYTTTEEEMVAFSGKISSVNQSIQGEISRLNTVVDTITSGWKGAAASSYNQLQSQVNEDANRLNQLLGEIKEAIDETTKNYSASEEEQAQSISHVSASASPFG from the coding sequence ATGGCTGGTCAGCAGTACACAACCACCGAGGAGGAGATGGTCGCGTTCAGCGGCAAGATCTCCTCGGTCAACCAGTCGATCCAGGGCGAGATCTCGCGCCTGAACACGGTCGTCGACACCATCACGTCTGGTTGGAAGGGTGCTGCGGCCTCCTCGTACAACCAGCTCCAGTCCCAGGTGAACGAGGACGCCAACCGTCTCAACCAGCTTCTGGGTGAGATCAAGGAAGCGATCGACGAGACCACGAAGAACTACTCCGCCTCCGAAGAGGAGCAGGCCCAGTCGATTTCGCACGTCTCCGCCTCGGCTTCCCCGTTCGGATGA